A genome region from Alistipes dispar includes the following:
- the plsX gene encoding phosphate acyltransferase PlsX has product MLRIGVDAMGGDFAPEAAVKGAVMALDAIGPDSRIVLFGDERRIREVLEAEGCPAERFGIVATSEVIEMGDHPAKAFQAKADSSITVGFGYLAKGGIDGFASAGSTGAMMVGSMYAVKPIEGVIRPTISSIVPTVAGRPALLLDVGLNVDCKPEVLAQYGVIGSIYAEAVLGIGSPRVAVLNIGEEETKGNALSKATYELLKAEPRINFVGNVEGSHIFSGKVADVIVCDGFVGNTVLKMAEGLYRINKALGGGNAFWDAMNYENVGGTPVLGVNAPVIIGHGCSSPAAIRSMILSTEQVVKAGLTAKLQRAFQN; this is encoded by the coding sequence ATGTTAAGAATAGGTGTGGATGCCATGGGGGGCGATTTCGCTCCCGAAGCGGCTGTCAAGGGAGCCGTCATGGCGCTCGACGCGATCGGGCCGGACAGCCGTATCGTGCTGTTCGGTGACGAACGGAGGATACGCGAGGTGCTGGAGGCCGAAGGGTGTCCGGCCGAACGGTTCGGCATCGTGGCCACCTCGGAGGTTATCGAGATGGGCGACCATCCGGCCAAAGCCTTCCAGGCCAAGGCCGATTCGAGTATCACGGTGGGCTTCGGCTACCTGGCCAAAGGCGGCATCGACGGTTTTGCGAGCGCCGGCTCCACGGGCGCCATGATGGTCGGCTCCATGTACGCCGTCAAGCCGATCGAGGGGGTTATCCGCCCCACGATTTCGTCGATCGTGCCCACCGTCGCGGGACGCCCCGCGCTGTTGCTCGACGTCGGGCTGAACGTGGACTGCAAGCCCGAGGTGCTGGCGCAGTACGGCGTGATCGGGTCGATCTATGCCGAAGCGGTGCTGGGGATCGGATCGCCCCGCGTCGCGGTGCTCAATATCGGCGAGGAGGAGACCAAGGGCAACGCCCTGTCGAAAGCGACTTACGAATTGCTGAAGGCCGAGCCGCGCATCAACTTCGTCGGCAACGTCGAGGGTTCGCACATCTTCTCGGGCAAGGTCGCCGACGTGATCGTTTGCGACGGCTTCGTGGGCAACACGGTGCTGAAGATGGCCGAGGGTCTCTACCGGATCAACAAGGCGCTGGGAGGCGGCAATGCCTTCTGGGACGCCATGAACTATGAAAACGTGGGCGGCACGCCCGTGCTGGGCGTCAATGCGCCCGTCATCATCGGCCACGGCTGCTCGTCGCCCGCGGCGATCCGCAGCATGATCCTCTCGACCGAGCAGGTGGTGAAGGCCGGCTTGACGGCCAAGTTGCAGCGCGCGTTTCAAAATTAG
- a CDS encoding GNAT family N-acetyltransferase, translated as MQLTIERTNAPSHELLLLADESEASVADYIGRGACYAARCGDTLAGQYVLLHTRPFTAEVVNIAVVPRFQRQGVGTALLAHAVRTAREAGFRRLEIGTGDSGTGQIALYLRCGFVRCGIDEDYFRKYYPAPIFENGVECRHMIRMSMEL; from the coding sequence ATGCAACTGACAATTGAACGGACAAACGCCCCTTCGCACGAACTGCTCCTGCTGGCCGACGAATCGGAAGCCTCCGTGGCCGACTACATCGGCCGCGGGGCCTGCTATGCCGCCCGCTGCGGCGATACGCTCGCCGGGCAGTACGTACTGCTCCACACCCGCCCCTTCACGGCCGAGGTGGTGAATATCGCCGTCGTTCCCCGGTTCCAGCGGCAGGGCGTCGGCACGGCCCTTCTCGCCCATGCCGTCCGAACGGCCCGGGAGGCGGGCTTCCGCCGTCTCGAAATCGGTACGGGAGATTCGGGTACGGGGCAGATCGCCCTCTATCTGCGCTGCGGGTTCGTACGCTGCGGCATCGACGAGGACTACTTCCGCAAATACTATCCCGCCCCGATCTTCGAAAACGGCGTCGAATGCCGCCACATGATACGGATGAGCATGGAGCTGTAA
- a CDS encoding DUF5131 family protein, giving the protein MSVSWNPWHGCRKISEGCRHCYVYRQDALHERDSREVVRTAAFGLPVRRSRAGRFRIPPGERVYTCFTSDFLVEEADGWRAEAWEMMRLRRDLEFFFITKRIGRLREQLPPDWGDGYENVTVGCTVENQTAADLRLPLFLETPLRHRVIVCAPLLERIDLTPWLGPAVGEVSAGGESGNDARPCDFAWVLALRGQCAAAGVPFTFHQTGARFVKEGRLYRIRREHQHAQARKAGIDYRPER; this is encoded by the coding sequence ATGTCCGTCTCGTGGAATCCCTGGCACGGCTGCCGCAAGATCAGCGAAGGATGCCGCCATTGCTACGTCTATCGGCAGGATGCGCTGCACGAACGGGACAGCCGCGAGGTGGTGCGGACCGCCGCCTTCGGGCTTCCCGTGCGCCGCAGCCGCGCCGGGCGGTTCAGAATCCCGCCCGGCGAACGGGTCTATACCTGTTTCACGTCGGACTTCCTCGTCGAGGAGGCGGACGGCTGGCGCGCCGAAGCCTGGGAGATGATGCGGCTACGCCGCGATCTGGAGTTTTTCTTCATCACCAAGCGGATCGGACGGCTTCGGGAACAACTGCCGCCCGACTGGGGCGACGGCTACGAGAACGTCACGGTCGGCTGCACGGTGGAGAACCAGACGGCTGCCGACCTGCGGCTGCCGCTTTTCCTCGAAACGCCCCTGCGCCACCGGGTGATCGTCTGTGCGCCGCTGCTCGAACGGATCGACCTCACGCCCTGGCTCGGGCCCGCGGTCGGGGAGGTCTCCGCAGGCGGCGAGTCGGGCAACGACGCACGGCCATGCGACTTCGCATGGGTCCTCGCGCTCCGCGGGCAGTGCGCGGCCGCCGGAGTTCCCTTCACCTTCCACCAGACCGGCGCCCGGTTCGTCAAGGAGGGGCGCCTCTACCGCATTCGCCGGGAACACCAGCACGCCCAGGCCCGCAAGGCGGGTATCGACTACCGCCCGGAACGATAG
- the rpmF gene encoding 50S ribosomal protein L32 — MAHPKHKVSSTRRDKRRTHYKAVVPTVVTCSNCGAAVLYHRVCPECGFYRGKLAIEKKAAE, encoded by the coding sequence ATGGCACATCCTAAACACAAAGTCTCGTCGACGCGACGCGACAAGCGCAGAACTCATTACAAGGCTGTCGTTCCGACGGTGGTGACCTGTTCGAACTGCGGTGCAGCCGTGCTGTACCACCGCGTATGCCCCGAGTGCGGTTTCTACCGCGGCAAGCTCGCCATCGAGAAGAAGGCCGCCGAATAA
- the gap gene encoding type I glyceraldehyde-3-phosphate dehydrogenase, whose product MATIKIGINGFGRIGRMVFRAACTQTDKYEIVGINDLCPVDYLAYMLKYDTMHGQFKGTIDYNVEKSQLIVNGHAIRVTAEKDPANLKWNEVEAEYVVESTGLFLTEEKAQAHIAAGAKYVVMSAPSKDATPMFVCGVNTDTYAGQKIVSNASCTTNCLAPIAKVLNDKFGITDGLMTTVHSTTATQKTVDGPSMKDWRGGRAASGNIIPSSTGAAKAVGKVIPALNGKLTGMSMRVPTLDVSVVDLTVNLAKPAKYDEICAAMKEASEGELKGVLGYTEEAVVSSDFLGDARTSIFDKAAGIALTDTFVKVVAWYDNEWGYSNKVLDLISVMKAYNK is encoded by the coding sequence ATGGCAACTATCAAGATTGGTATCAACGGATTCGGTCGTATCGGCCGTATGGTTTTCCGTGCCGCCTGCACGCAGACTGACAAGTACGAGATCGTAGGCATCAACGACCTCTGCCCGGTGGACTACCTGGCTTATATGCTCAAGTACGACACGATGCACGGCCAGTTCAAGGGCACGATCGACTACAACGTCGAGAAGAGCCAGCTGATCGTGAACGGCCACGCCATCCGCGTGACCGCCGAGAAGGATCCCGCGAACCTGAAGTGGAACGAGGTGGAGGCCGAGTACGTCGTGGAGTCCACGGGTCTGTTCCTCACCGAGGAGAAGGCTCAGGCTCACATCGCAGCCGGCGCCAAGTATGTCGTCATGTCGGCTCCCTCGAAGGACGCTACGCCGATGTTCGTATGCGGCGTGAACACCGATACCTATGCAGGCCAGAAGATCGTTTCGAACGCTTCGTGCACCACGAACTGCCTGGCTCCCATCGCCAAGGTGCTCAACGACAAGTTCGGCATCACCGACGGTCTGATGACCACGGTTCACTCGACCACCGCCACGCAGAAGACCGTGGACGGTCCCTCGATGAAGGACTGGCGCGGCGGCCGTGCCGCTTCGGGCAACATCATCCCCTCCTCGACCGGCGCTGCCAAGGCCGTAGGTAAGGTGATCCCCGCCCTGAACGGCAAGCTGACGGGTATGTCGATGCGCGTTCCGACCCTCGACGTATCGGTTGTGGACCTGACGGTGAACCTGGCCAAGCCGGCCAAGTACGACGAGATCTGCGCTGCCATGAAGGAGGCTTCGGAAGGCGAGCTGAAGGGTGTGCTGGGTTACACCGAGGAGGCTGTCGTTTCGTCGGACTTCCTGGGCGACGCCCGCACGTCGATCTTCGACAAGGCTGCCGGTATCGCACTGACCGATACCTTCGTAAAGGTCGTTGCTTGGTACGACAACGAGTGGGGTTACTCGAACAAGGTGCTCGACCTCATCTCGGTGATGAAGGCTTACAACAAGTAA
- a CDS encoding ferritin: MLSKKLHEALNAQINAELWSAYLYLSMSMDAEAKGLKGVANWFYIQFQEEQDHARIFMNYILSRDAEVTLRPIAEVRTSWASPLEMFRDTLEHEKKVTALINDLAAIAAEDKDYASSNMLVWFIDEQVEEEESARGMITACEAVEGNKFGMYMLDKELAARTYSQAAPLASSND; this comes from the coding sequence ATGTTGAGTAAAAAACTGCACGAGGCGCTCAATGCGCAGATCAATGCCGAGCTGTGGTCGGCGTACCTCTATCTTTCGATGTCGATGGACGCCGAGGCCAAAGGACTCAAGGGCGTCGCCAACTGGTTCTACATTCAGTTCCAGGAGGAGCAGGATCACGCCCGGATCTTCATGAACTACATTCTTTCGCGCGATGCCGAGGTGACGCTTCGGCCCATCGCCGAGGTCCGCACGTCGTGGGCTTCGCCGCTGGAGATGTTCCGGGATACGCTCGAGCACGAAAAGAAGGTGACGGCCCTGATCAACGACCTCGCGGCCATCGCCGCCGAGGACAAGGACTACGCTTCGTCGAACATGCTCGTATGGTTCATCGACGAGCAGGTCGAGGAGGAGGAGTCCGCACGCGGGATGATTACCGCCTGCGAGGCTGTCGAGGGCAACAAGTTCGGGATGTACATGCTCGACAAGGAGCTGGCCGCCCGCACCTATTCGCAGGCCGCACCGCTGGCTTCGTCGAACGACTGA
- a CDS encoding sensor histidine kinase — MKLVYRIVLHLAWVLSLLLAAWAVLFYFALTDRIDRETDDALEARAETAIKQFLSGRALPDSGSGNDGCLLRSIPDEYAAVRPQEVYTDERIYIPERDAREPARVLRMLFRDGGGGWHELTVMAPAIEKNELTRALLRWVVSLYLVLLLLLLVVTAWVLHRTMRPLYALLRWLDDYTVGKPNPPLADDTAVAEFRRLNDAARRYAARAESLFERQKQFIGNASHEMQTPLAVCRNRLEMLVDDARTLTGEQLAEIAKVQRTLGHLVRLNRSLLLLSKIENGQFPETGPVDVNALVRRTAGELEEIYAYRGMRCTVSDRGRLVVRMNPSLAESVVGNLLKNAFVHGDVPGEVTVEIAPDALRISNGGAAGPLDAGHIFDRFYQGTKKEGSTGLGLAIVDAVCRLYGLRAEYAYAAGRHCFSILFPEGCRLPPE; from the coding sequence ATGAAGCTGGTCTATCGCATCGTGCTCCACCTGGCATGGGTGCTGTCGCTGCTGCTGGCGGCATGGGCCGTGCTCTTCTACTTCGCCCTGACCGACCGGATCGACCGCGAGACGGACGACGCGCTCGAGGCCCGGGCCGAGACGGCCATCAAGCAGTTCCTTTCGGGACGGGCGCTTCCCGACTCCGGGAGCGGCAACGACGGCTGCCTGCTGCGCTCTATTCCGGACGAGTACGCCGCCGTGCGGCCGCAGGAGGTTTACACCGACGAACGGATTTATATTCCCGAGCGCGATGCCCGGGAGCCGGCGCGCGTGCTCCGGATGCTTTTCCGCGACGGCGGGGGCGGATGGCACGAACTGACGGTGATGGCGCCCGCGATCGAGAAGAACGAACTCACGCGGGCCCTGCTGCGGTGGGTCGTGTCGCTCTACCTCGTCCTGCTGCTCCTGCTGCTCGTGGTGACGGCCTGGGTGCTTCACCGCACCATGCGGCCGCTCTACGCCCTGCTGCGGTGGCTCGACGACTATACGGTGGGAAAGCCCAACCCGCCGCTGGCCGACGATACGGCCGTGGCGGAGTTCCGCCGTCTGAACGATGCCGCACGGCGCTATGCCGCCCGGGCCGAGTCGCTGTTCGAGCGGCAGAAGCAGTTCATCGGCAACGCTTCGCACGAGATGCAGACCCCGCTGGCGGTGTGCCGCAACCGGCTGGAGATGCTCGTGGACGACGCCCGGACGCTCACCGGGGAGCAGCTGGCCGAGATAGCCAAGGTGCAGCGGACGCTGGGCCACCTCGTGCGGCTGAACCGGTCGCTGCTGCTGCTCTCGAAGATCGAGAACGGGCAGTTCCCCGAAACCGGTCCCGTGGACGTGAATGCGCTGGTGAGGCGGACGGCCGGGGAGCTGGAGGAGATCTATGCGTACCGCGGGATGCGGTGCACGGTGAGCGACCGGGGGCGGCTCGTCGTGCGGATGAATCCCTCGCTGGCCGAGAGCGTCGTGGGCAATCTGCTCAAGAACGCCTTCGTGCACGGCGACGTGCCGGGAGAGGTGACCGTGGAGATCGCGCCGGACGCACTGCGGATTTCGAACGGCGGAGCGGCGGGGCCGCTCGATGCCGGGCATATCTTCGACCGGTTCTACCAGGGGACGAAAAAGGAGGGTTCGACCGGACTGGGACTGGCGATCGTGGATGCCGTCTGCCGCCTCTACGGCCTGCGGGCGGAGTATGCCTATGCGGCGGGAAGGCACTGTTTTTCGATCCTTTTCCCGGAAGGATGCCGTCTGCCGCCGGAATAG
- a CDS encoding GIY-YIG nuclease family protein produces MGKTITTYLIDGNPQGTQSVFISNKICKMLVIPRAALSIINEREELHSPAFYILLGEDDGITSKAYLGETENFRERIKNHEYNKAFWQKTLVFISKDGAMTKADVQYLEYLAVKTANKAKRFDLCDNKQIPKEPNLPEHQKDSMNEFFDDIRLLTSFIGCPIFDVIDPRDRHIFFSKSKGANIRGFYDENGFTVLKGSTLAKGSAPLFKMKEKRDDFIKKYTAPQDGNIVLETDYTFNSPSMAASICLGRHTNGWNEWKDKSGQTLDEVYRKKLE; encoded by the coding sequence ATGGGCAAGACGATTACCACCTATCTGATAGACGGAAATCCGCAAGGAACACAATCCGTTTTCATAAGCAATAAAATATGCAAAATGCTGGTCATTCCACGGGCTGCCCTCTCGATAATCAACGAAAGGGAGGAGTTGCACAGCCCCGCATTTTACATACTCTTGGGCGAAGACGACGGAATCACCTCCAAAGCGTATCTGGGAGAAACGGAGAATTTCCGGGAGCGCATCAAGAACCACGAATACAACAAGGCTTTCTGGCAAAAAACGCTGGTTTTCATCTCCAAGGACGGCGCCATGACAAAAGCCGATGTCCAGTATCTGGAATATCTGGCCGTAAAAACCGCAAACAAGGCCAAACGCTTTGACCTGTGCGACAACAAACAAATCCCGAAAGAGCCGAATCTGCCGGAGCATCAGAAAGATTCCATGAATGAATTTTTCGACGATATCCGATTACTGACATCATTCATCGGTTGTCCCATATTCGACGTGATCGATCCCAGGGACCGCCATATATTTTTCAGTAAAAGCAAAGGGGCAAACATCAGGGGATTTTACGACGAAAACGGGTTTACCGTACTGAAAGGCAGCACATTGGCAAAAGGAAGCGCACCGTTATTCAAAATGAAAGAAAAACGGGACGATTTCATCAAGAAGTATACGGCCCCGCAGGACGGAAACATCGTTTTGGAAACAGACTACACTTTCAACAGCCCGAGTATGGCAGCAAGCATCTGTCTGGGCAGACATACGAACGGCTGGAACGAATGGAAAGACAAAAGCGGACAGACGCTCGACGAGGTATACCGGAAAAAGCTGGAATAG
- a CDS encoding GNAT family N-acetyltransferase, translated as MDATIRPMTRAEFPLLSGFLYEAIFIPEGAAPPPRTVLLSPPLRDYVAGFGSRRDDRALVAEAAGRVVGAVWVRCGAGFGRVAEGVPELAVALDPACRGRGVGTRLLRAMLRSLADEGYPAVSLSVQKANPAVRLYRRLGFRVVREHPEEYVMVCVLA; from the coding sequence ATGGATGCGACGATAAGGCCGATGACGCGGGCGGAGTTCCCGCTGCTGTCCGGCTTCCTGTACGAGGCGATCTTTATTCCGGAGGGCGCGGCTCCGCCTCCGCGGACGGTGCTCCTGTCGCCGCCGCTGCGGGACTATGTCGCCGGGTTCGGCTCGCGGCGGGACGACCGGGCGCTCGTCGCCGAGGCGGCGGGGCGTGTCGTCGGGGCCGTCTGGGTCCGCTGCGGCGCGGGGTTCGGCCGTGTCGCGGAGGGGGTTCCGGAGCTTGCGGTGGCACTCGATCCGGCCTGCCGGGGAAGGGGTGTCGGGACGCGGCTGCTGCGGGCGATGCTGCGGTCGCTGGCCGACGAGGGCTATCCGGCCGTCTCGCTCTCGGTGCAGAAGGCGAATCCCGCCGTGCGGCTGTACCGGAGGCTGGGGTTCCGGGTCGTCCGGGAGCATCCGGAGGAGTATGTGATGGTGTGCGTTCTGGCCTGA
- a CDS encoding ABC transporter ATP-binding protein translates to MIRTEHIVKSFDGRRVLDDISIEFETGKTNLIIGRSGSGKTVLLKTLVGLHEPDSGDVWYDEVNFTRLGFRERKEIRKDIGMIFQGGALLDSSTVEENVKLPLDLFTSKSEREKMERVNFCLQRVRLENANRLYPAELSGGMIKRVAIARAIVMNPRYLFCDEPNSGLDPQTSIVIDNLIHEITREYGITTIINTHDMNSVMEIGEKIVYIHDGLKWWEGTKEEILHADNRELNDFVFASAMAKRAKLAAR, encoded by the coding sequence ATGATACGCACCGAACACATCGTCAAGTCGTTCGACGGCCGCCGGGTGCTCGACGACATTTCGATCGAATTCGAGACCGGCAAGACGAACCTCATCATCGGCCGCAGCGGTTCGGGCAAGACCGTGCTGCTGAAGACACTCGTGGGACTGCACGAACCCGATTCGGGCGACGTGTGGTACGACGAAGTGAACTTCACGCGGCTGGGATTCCGCGAGCGCAAGGAGATCCGCAAGGATATAGGCATGATCTTCCAGGGCGGGGCGCTGCTCGACTCCTCGACGGTCGAGGAGAACGTCAAGCTGCCGCTCGACCTGTTCACCTCGAAGAGCGAGCGCGAGAAGATGGAGCGCGTGAACTTCTGCCTCCAGCGCGTGCGGCTCGAGAACGCCAACCGGCTCTATCCGGCCGAGCTGTCGGGCGGCATGATCAAGCGCGTGGCCATCGCCCGCGCGATCGTGATGAATCCCCGCTACCTGTTCTGCGACGAGCCCAACTCGGGGCTGGACCCGCAGACCTCGATCGTGATCGACAACCTGATTCACGAAATCACGCGGGAATACGGCATCACGACGATCATCAATACGCACGACATGAACTCCGTGATGGAGATCGGCGAGAAGATTGTATATATACACGACGGGCTCAAGTGGTGGGAAGGCACGAAGGAGGAGATTCTCCATGCCGACAACCGCGAGCTGAACGACTTCGTCTTCGCCTCGGCCATGGCCAAGCGCGCCAAGCTGGCCGCACGGTAG
- a CDS encoding YqaA family protein encodes METVTQFFIDWGYWGLFVSALVAGSILPFSSEAVMVILVGMGLDPAWCLVAASAGNTLGGMTCYWIGTLGRTEWITRLGVSTRQLARARKFLAGRGALMGFFAFLPTIGEALAIVLGLMRSNAWLTGVSMLAGKALRYAVILASFEGVATLF; translated from the coding sequence ATGGAAACCGTCACGCAATTCTTCATCGACTGGGGCTACTGGGGCCTCTTCGTCTCGGCGCTGGTGGCCGGAAGCATCCTGCCGTTCAGCTCCGAAGCGGTGATGGTCATTCTGGTCGGCATGGGGCTCGATCCGGCGTGGTGTCTCGTCGCCGCATCGGCGGGCAATACGCTGGGAGGCATGACCTGCTACTGGATCGGGACGCTCGGACGCACCGAGTGGATCACCCGGCTGGGCGTCTCGACCCGCCAGTTGGCCCGGGCCCGGAAGTTTCTCGCCGGACGCGGCGCCCTGATGGGATTCTTCGCCTTTCTGCCGACCATCGGCGAGGCGCTGGCCATCGTGCTGGGGCTGATGCGCAGCAACGCGTGGCTCACCGGCGTCTCGATGCTCGCCGGAAAGGCCCTGCGCTACGCCGTCATTCTGGCCTCTTTCGAAGGGGTCGCCACCCTCTTTTAA
- a CDS encoding PepSY-like domain-containing protein has product MRKFPILPLIALLAAGLTTACENSRPLTEAELPAASQRFLSEHFPGVEISFAKVDTELFDKEYKVVFVTGSKVEFDRRGAWKEIDCKYGEVPSGIVPQPIRAYVEKHFPGRRIACLERDRRDYEIELDNGFELKFDLDFRLVDFDD; this is encoded by the coding sequence ATGAGAAAATTCCCGATCCTGCCGCTGATCGCATTGCTGGCCGCCGGTCTGACGACGGCCTGCGAGAACAGCCGCCCCCTGACGGAGGCCGAACTCCCGGCAGCCTCGCAGCGATTTCTTTCCGAACATTTCCCCGGGGTGGAGATTTCCTTCGCCAAGGTGGACACGGAACTTTTCGACAAGGAGTACAAGGTGGTATTCGTCACCGGCTCGAAGGTCGAGTTCGACCGCCGGGGCGCATGGAAGGAGATCGACTGCAAATACGGCGAGGTTCCGTCCGGCATCGTGCCGCAGCCGATCCGCGCCTATGTGGAGAAGCATTTCCCGGGGCGCCGCATCGCGTGCCTCGAGCGCGACCGCCGCGACTACGAGATCGAGCTGGACAACGGCTTCGAGCTGAAGTTCGACCTCGATTTCCGGCTCGTCGATTTCGACGACTGA
- a CDS encoding YceD family protein: protein MEVAQGYSIAFKGLKNGHHDFRFEVGKPLFDAFGNTEVRDCACEVSVGLERAETLLVFDVRITGHVVVACDRCLEDCRIPVDFEGRLMVRFSEEEHEYDGEVLWLVPGEDEVDLAQYIYESIVLSLPYQRVHPEGECDPDMLGRFRIVSDEEFASIEAGAGGEERRGGEWAKLAELRERMEPGGRSSGDDAKD, encoded by the coding sequence ATGGAGGTGGCTCAGGGATATTCCATAGCCTTCAAAGGGCTGAAGAACGGGCATCACGATTTCCGGTTCGAAGTCGGGAAGCCGCTCTTCGATGCTTTCGGGAACACCGAGGTCCGGGACTGCGCCTGCGAGGTGTCGGTAGGGCTGGAACGTGCGGAGACGCTGCTCGTGTTCGATGTCCGGATCACGGGTCATGTGGTCGTCGCGTGCGATCGCTGTCTGGAGGACTGCCGCATTCCGGTCGATTTCGAGGGGCGGCTCATGGTCCGCTTCTCCGAGGAAGAGCACGAATACGACGGCGAAGTGCTGTGGCTCGTGCCCGGAGAGGACGAAGTGGACCTCGCGCAGTATATCTACGAGAGCATCGTCCTGTCGCTGCCCTACCAGCGGGTGCATCCCGAGGGGGAGTGCGATCCCGACATGCTCGGACGGTTCCGCATCGTCTCGGACGAGGAGTTCGCCTCGATCGAGGCCGGGGCCGGAGGCGAGGAGCGCCGGGGCGGCGAATGGGCCAAGCTGGCGGAGCTGCGCGAACGCATGGAGCCGGGCGGCCGCTCCTCCGGGGATGACGCGAAAGACTGA
- a CDS encoding beta-ketoacyl-ACP synthase III produces MSKITAAITGVGEYLPDYILTNDELSRMVDTSDEWIMSHIGVKTRHILKGEGVGTSYMGARAVINLLDKTGVDPMDIDVVICATVTPDMFFPSTGNLIADQAGCKNAFAYDVSAACSGFLFALTTGAKFIEAGTSKKVIVVGADKMSSIVDYTDRSTCPIFGDGAAAVLLEPDTEGYGVIDSILRSDGSGELQLYMKAGGSRYPASIETVQNNWHTIMWDGHAVFKAAVSKMADVSVEMMERHHLSSDDIRYLVPHQANLRIIDATARRMGITSDKCMINIDRNGNTTAATIPSCLYDYEKELRRGDNLILSAFGGGYTWGAIYVKWAYDGEKA; encoded by the coding sequence ATGAGCAAGATAACAGCAGCGATTACGGGTGTGGGGGAGTACCTTCCCGATTACATCCTGACGAACGACGAATTGAGCCGGATGGTCGATACGAGCGACGAGTGGATCATGTCGCATATCGGCGTCAAGACGCGTCATATCCTCAAGGGCGAAGGCGTGGGAACCTCCTACATGGGAGCCCGCGCGGTCATCAACCTGCTGGATAAGACGGGCGTGGACCCGATGGATATCGACGTGGTGATCTGCGCCACGGTGACGCCCGACATGTTCTTCCCTTCGACGGGCAACCTGATCGCCGACCAGGCCGGCTGCAAGAACGCCTTCGCCTACGACGTGTCGGCGGCTTGCAGCGGCTTCCTCTTCGCCCTCACGACGGGCGCCAAGTTCATCGAGGCCGGTACGAGCAAGAAGGTGATCGTCGTCGGCGCGGACAAAATGTCCTCGATCGTCGATTATACGGACCGTTCGACCTGCCCGATTTTCGGCGACGGTGCGGCTGCCGTGCTGCTGGAACCCGATACGGAGGGTTACGGCGTGATCGACTCGATCCTGCGTTCTGACGGCTCGGGCGAGCTGCAACTCTACATGAAGGCGGGAGGTTCGCGCTACCCGGCGTCGATCGAGACGGTGCAGAACAACTGGCACACGATCATGTGGGACGGCCATGCCGTCTTCAAGGCCGCCGTGTCGAAGATGGCCGACGTGTCGGTCGAGATGATGGAGCGCCACCACCTGTCGTCGGACGACATCCGCTACCTCGTGCCGCATCAGGCCAACCTGCGCATCATCGACGCCACGGCGCGCCGCATGGGCATCACCTCGGACAAGTGCATGATCAACATCGACCGGAACGGCAACACCACGGCCGCGACGATTCCTTCGTGCCTCTACGACTACGAAAAGGAACTCCGCCGGGGCGACAACCTCATCCTGTCGGCCTTCGGCGGCGGATATACCTGGGGCGCCATCTACGTGAAGTGGGCCTACGACGGCGAGAAGGCATAG
- a CDS encoding response regulator transcription factor: MKILIVEDEPSLREIMAQTLRREQYVVEEAADYTSGLDKIAAYDYDCILLDIMLPDGSGLKLLEELKRRGLRAGVIIISARDSLDDKIGGLELGADDYLPKPFHLAELSARIRSVLRRHRHDGRQSLDAGNVRLWPDSRRVEVAGREVELLRKEYDILHYFMSRPNHTIDKAALAEGVWGDHIDQADNFDFVYAQMKNLRRKLEKAGADIEIRAVYGFGYKLVRP; the protein is encoded by the coding sequence ATGAAGATTCTGATCGTCGAGGACGAACCCTCCCTTCGGGAGATCATGGCGCAGACATTGCGCCGGGAGCAGTACGTGGTCGAGGAGGCGGCCGATTACACCTCGGGGCTCGACAAGATCGCGGCCTACGACTACGACTGCATCCTGCTGGACATCATGTTGCCGGACGGCAGCGGGCTGAAACTGCTCGAGGAGCTCAAGCGCCGCGGGCTGCGTGCGGGGGTCATCATCATCTCGGCACGCGACTCGCTCGACGACAAGATCGGCGGGCTGGAGCTGGGAGCCGACGACTACCTGCCCAAGCCGTTCCATCTGGCCGAACTGAGCGCCCGCATACGCAGCGTGCTGCGGCGGCACCGGCACGACGGCCGGCAGAGCCTCGATGCGGGCAATGTCCGCCTGTGGCCCGACAGCCGCCGCGTGGAGGTCGCGGGCCGCGAGGTGGAGCTGCTGCGCAAGGAGTACGACATCCTGCACTATTTCATGAGCCGGCCGAACCATACGATCGACAAGGCCGCGCTGGCCGAAGGGGTCTGGGGCGACCATATCGACCAGGCGGACAACTTCGATTTCGTCTATGCGCAGATGAAGAACCTGCGGCGCAAGCTGGAAAAGGCGGGTGCCGACATCGAGATACGGGCCGTTTACGGCTTCGGCTACAAGCTCGTCCGGCCATGA